The Fusarium oxysporum Fo47 chromosome II, complete sequence genome includes a region encoding these proteins:
- a CDS encoding ribosome biosynthesis protein MAK16 → MSSDEIVWQIIGQQFCAFKIKTNKAQTFCRNEYNVTGLCNRQSCPLANSRYATVREDAGKLFLLVKTPERSHLPSKLWQRYKLPNNYSKALSTIDEKLIYWPNFLIHKCKQRLTRLTQVQTRMRRIAAEEERLGEKLVPKMAPKIRHREQARERKAEAAAKLERTIERELVERLRQGAYGDQPLNVSESIWKKVLNAMERDGEGQRDKDMDKGLDENGEEADWSEEEDDNLENQVEYVSDIEESDEELGDLEDWLDSENEEEDEDEDDDDSEESETEKSGNKRKRGRAIKMKNKKPRQEEKEKLMLTNDLTW, encoded by the exons ATGAGCTCTGATGAGATTGTGTGGCAAATCATCGGTCAACAATTTTGCGCGTTTAAGATTAA AACCAACAAAGCTCAGACATTTTGCCGTAATGAGTACAATGTTACAGGTCTCTGTAACCGTCAATCATGTCCTCTCGCAAACTCTCGATACGCTACGGTCAGGGAAGACGCTGGCAAGCTCTTTTTGCTAGTTAAAACCCCGGAGAGAAGTCACTTGCCAAGCAAACTT TGGCAACGTTACAAACTACCCAACAACTACTCCAAGGCGTTGTCTACTATAGACGAGAAGCTCATATATTGGCCTAATTTTCTAATTCACAAATGCAAGCAACGTCTCACCCGCTTGACACAGGTCCAAACTCGCATGCGCCGTATTGCCGCCGAGGAGGAACGCTTGGGTGAAAAGCTTGTACCTAAGATGGCGCCCAAGATCAGACACCGTGAGCAGGCTCGTGAGCGCAAagccgaggctgctgctaAGCTGGAACGAACCATTGAGCGTGAGCTTGTTGAGCGTCTTCGACAGGGTGCATACGGTGACCAGCCCCTCAATGTCAGCGAGTCCATCTGGAAGAAGGTTCTAAATGCCATGGAGCGCGACGGCGAGGGTCAACGTGATAAGGACATGGACAAGGGTCTCGACGAGAATGGTGAGGAGGCTGATTGGAgtgaggaggaagacgacaACCTGGAGAACCAGGTTGAGTATGTTTCCGATATTGAGGAGAGTGACGAGGAGCTCGGTGACCTTGAGGACTGGCTCGACAGCGAaaacgaggaggaggacgaagatgaggatgatgatgacagcgAAGAGTCCGAGACCGAGAAGTCTGGCAACAAGCGAAAGCGTGGACGTGCtatcaagatgaagaacaagaagcccagacaggaggagaaggagaagctgaTGCTCACCAACGATCTCACATGGTAA
- a CDS encoding Sec1-binding region of Mso1-domain-containing protein codes for MASWYSNLVQKTSSQISSLRQNLLSGEQDGDTEDDTHVCRVLRGYYTEKGRPFPSWLPPDPKAPAQQPIQPVMTPQAGQRLGAQGQQHGGLSSLWDNGPQQPQQQAPQSLRAGGGRTPASLQPGGGGGGGGDINRRPLPSQQRAGSYQNTGGQFGRPETASVPPGGASGGGGGGSAQDRLRQRLWGGGSRTTSPQAGSQGPFNPPGGNNGGGGGGGGYEDRFAPGGMYDQASGGGNAGLRRGGLPSGPRGYR; via the coding sequence ATGGCGTCCTGGTACTCTAACCTCGTCCAGAAGACATCTTCTCAAATCTCCTCCCTCCGCCAGAATCTCCTCTCCGGCGAACAAGACGGCGACACCGAAGACGATACTCACGTCTGCCGTGTTCTCCGTGGCTATTATACAGAAAAGGGGCGCCCATTCCCCTCATGGCTGCCCCCGGATCCCAAGGCCCCAGCCCAACAACCCATACAGCCTGTCATGACACCACAAGCCGGCCAACGCCTCGGCGCTCAAGGACAGCAACACGGTGGTCTGAGTAGTCTATGGGACAACGGACCGCAACAGCCACAACAACAAGCACCTCAGAGTCTTCGGGCTGGAGGTGGACGAACACCTGCATCGTTGCAACctggcggcggcggcggcggcggcggtgaTATCAATAGGCGACCACTGCCAAGTCAGCAGCGCGCGGGTAGCTACCAGAACACGGGCGGTCAATTTGGTAGGCCCGAAACGGCGAGCGTGCCACCTGGTGGTGCTTCgggaggtggaggtggaggatcTGCGCAGGATAGATTGCGACAGAGGCTTTGGGGAGGAGGATCGCGAACAACGAGTCCTCAGGCTGGAAGTCAAGGACCATTCAACCCTCCCGGCGGAAAtaatggtggtggtggcggcggcggcggttATGAAGATCGATTTGCGCCAGGCGGAATGTATGATCAAGCAAGTGGCGGCGGCAACGCTGGATTGAGGAGAGGAGGCTTGCCCAGTGGACCAAGGGGATACAGATAA
- a CDS encoding rab-GTPase-TBC domain-containing protein, with product MSQQDSGAADAPPQQPSRPSASPSNSFYALSDDEEGEYNTIRNAETGRGVKLLFSKSKVYVHPTPSAKDNIPGYVALLQQRGHHEERPSSSASNESTTIASSDLLLAWIPESALGDSASIYVKVDLCDGDSPPKQSYLVPPPPTVTSHVGSVGGYAFAIPVSAVYSLLVRPPSLGWWYGSVIINSRAGDSFPALFFHDNECQSTILQKKKIARDTFDPFGESGQMFWGGDEVVKWLRRYVKIERSGAEPNIYLIEPSKEDSEAFGHKLTSSPSQIGRQDSNVGAQRGAAGPSNRDAEMDPFVKLIKETGWNIMEKFSKVTTFTRRAAQDIVENPNLPPQVRRLLRNPEVQTLQDEFDSARIYLARWAMGIQEQSDRDRRQRIWSANDVMELEDTDVGEFELLEGASNLSLEERRKTVTMKEWNTFFDPQTGRLSVTIDEVKERVFHGGLDSEDGVRKEAWLFLLGVYEWYSTADERKAQIASLRDQYYKLKLSWWERLEGDGGEGETGEWWREQKGRIEKDVHRTDRNVPIFMGEDIPHPDPSSPFAEVGTNVHLEQMKEMLLTYNEYNKDLGYVQGMSDLLAPIYAVIQDDAVAFWGFQKFMERMERNFLRDQSGMRNQLLTLDQLVQFMDPALWNHLQKADSTNFFFFFRMILVWYKREFAWLDVLRLWEGLWTDYMSANFHLFIALAILERHRDVIMEHLQHFDEVLKYVNELSNTIDLEATLIRAETLFKRFQRLVDAVDKKQNFPAPRFSQKEPSKSSEQAKSGPSEGGKASGKGKAAEPAAPPPQPKTITPELRKLLSKEVEVLPRKTVAQKGDGMPNK from the exons ATGTCGCAGCAGGATTCTGGGGCAGCTGATGCCCCGCCACAGCAGCCTTCACGACCATCTGCGTCACCATCGAACAGTTTCTATGCGCtgagcgatgatgaggagggcGAGTACAACACGATTAGAAATGCCGAGACTGGAAGAGGTGTAAAGCTTCTCTTTTCCAAGAGTAAG GTTTATGTTCATCCAACACCCTCTGCAAAGGACAATATTCCAGGATATGTCGCACTTCTCCAGCAACGAGGTCATCACGAAGAGcgcccttcttcatctgcttCCAATGAATCAACGACGATCGCCTCCTCGGATCTACTTCTTGCCTGGATTCCCGAATCTGCCCTTGGAGATTCCGCCAGCATCTACGTCAAGGTTGACCTTTGCGATGGAGACTCACCCCCGAAACAGTCTTACCTTGTTCCTCCCCCGCCGACCGTTACTAGCCATGTTGGATCTGTCGGCGGATATGCGTTTGCGATTCCCGTGAGCGCCGTCTATTCGCTCCTCGTTCGGCCTCCGAGCCTCGGCTGGTGGTATGGAtccgtcatcatcaactcccGTGCGGGCGACAGTTTTCCCGCCCTTTTTTTCCACGACAATGAGTGCCAAAGTACGATTCtccaaaagaagaagatcgcACGTGATACATTTGATCCTTTCGGAGAATCAGGACAGATGTTCTGGGGTGGCGATGAGGTTGTGAAGTGGCTACGTCGCTATGTCAAGATTGAGCGATCTGGCGCTGAACCAAACATTTACTTGATCGAGCCATCAAAGGAGGACAGTGAAGCATTTGGCCACAAACTCACTTCCAGCCCCTCGCAAATTGGTCGTCAGGACAGCAATGTGGGAGCGCAGCGCGGCGCTGCAGGACCATCAAATCGAGATGCAGAGATGGACCCTTTCGTCAAGTTGATCAAGGAAACTGGATGGAATATTATGGAGAAATTCAGCAAAGTAACCACCTTTACACGGAGAGCGGCCCAAGATATCGTCGAGAATCCCAACTTACCGCCACAAGTAAGACGACTCTTGAGAAATCCGGAAGTTCAGACGCTTCAAGACGAGTTTGACAGCGCCAGGATCTATCTCGCTCGCTGGGCTATGGGCATCCAGGAACAGAGCGACCGTGATCGGAGACAGAGGATATGGTCTGCTAATGATGTTATGGAGCTTGAGGATACCGATGTTGGCGaatttgagcttcttgaaggaGCCAGTAACCTTTCACTTGAGGAACGCCGAAAGACTGTGACAATGAAGGAGTGGAATACCTTCTTTGACCCTCAAACTGGCCGATTATCGGTCACTATCGATGAGGTCAAGGAGCGTGTCTTTCACGGAGGTCTTGATTCTGAGGACGGTGTTCGAAAGGAAGCATGgcttttccttcttggcgtcTATGAATGGTACAGCACTGCCGATGAGAGAAAGGCACAAATCGCCTCACTACGTGACCAGTACTACAAGCTCAAGCTTTCGTGGTGGGAGAGGCTAGAAGGTGATGGAGGTGAGGGCGAAACTGGAGAGTGGTGGCGCGAGCAAAAGGGACGAATCG AAAAGGATGTCCACCGAACGGACCGCAATGTACCCATTTTCATGGGCGAGGATATCCCCCATCCTGACCCAAGCTCACCCTTTGCCGAAGTTGGCACCAATGTCCACCTTgagcagatgaaggagatgctcCTGACCTACAACGAGTACAATAAGGATCTAGGCTATGTTCAGGGTATGTCAGATCTCTTGGCACCAATCTATGCAGTGATTCAGGACGACGCCGTTGCATTCTGGGGTTTCCAGAAGTTTATGGAGCGTATGGAACGCAACTTTCTGCGTGATCAGTCTGGTATGCGCAACCAGCTTCTGACTCTGGACCAACTTGTTCAGTTCATGGACCCAGCACTTTGGAACCATCTACAAAAGGCAGACAGCACCaactttttcttcttcttccgcATGATACTTGTTTGGTACAAGCGGGAGTTTGCTTGGCTTGACGTTCTTCGATTATGGGAGGGCTTGTGGACTGATTATATGAGCGCGAACTTCCATCTCTTTATCGCGCTGGCAATTCTTGAGAGACACCGGGATGTTATTATGGAGCACTTGCAACATTTCGATGAGGTGCTCAAATATG TCAATGAACTCTCCAACACAATCGATCTTGAGGCGACTCTGATCCGGGCAGAAACTCTCTTCAAGAGGTTCCAGCGacttgttgatgctgtcgACAAGAAGCAGAACTTCCCAGCTCCTCGGTTCAGCCAGAAGGAACCCTCAAAATCTTCTGAGCAGGCCAAATCAGGGCCCTCCGAGGGTGGTAAGGCATCTGGCAAGGGCAAAGCTGCCGAGCCAGCGGCGCCTCCGCCGCAGCCAAAGACGATTACACCTGAGTTGCGCAAACTATTAAGCAAGGAGGTAGAAGTTCTCCCGAGGAAAACGGTTGCGCAAAAGGGCGATGGTATGCCAAACAAATGA